A stretch of Cyanobacterium sp. HL-69 DNA encodes these proteins:
- the nadC gene encoding nicotinate-nucleotide pyrophosphorylase (carboxylating) NadC, producing MAILPSKLILEPLLRGWLLEDIGRGDRTTNAIFTEENKYQKAHWLLKENGVIAGLPIAKQVFQLLDEKVIFSEKVREGEYYSSGTILVEMEGEMDGLLTGERVALNLVMHLSGVATMTRKYVEAIADFPTQLVDTRKTTPGLRILEKYATQVGGALNHRMGLDDAVMIKDNHIEAAGSIAKAIALIRGNIPYPLTIEVETNTLEQVQEAIDHQADIIMLDNMAIPEMIEAVKIIRQANERIKIEASGNITLDTIAQVAQTGIDFISTSATITKAPWLDLSMKF from the coding sequence ATGGCAATTTTACCTTCAAAGTTAATTTTAGAACCTTTGTTACGGGGTTGGTTATTAGAGGATATTGGTAGGGGCGATCGCACTACAAACGCAATTTTTACCGAGGAAAATAAATACCAAAAAGCCCATTGGCTATTGAAAGAAAATGGAGTAATTGCAGGTTTACCCATAGCCAAACAAGTATTTCAACTATTAGATGAAAAGGTTATTTTTTCCGAAAAAGTGAGGGAAGGGGAATATTATTCTTCTGGTACTATTTTGGTAGAAATGGAAGGAGAAATGGATGGTTTATTGACGGGAGAAAGGGTAGCATTAAATTTGGTAATGCACCTTAGCGGTGTTGCGACGATGACAAGGAAATATGTGGAGGCTATTGCCGATTTTCCTACTCAGTTGGTGGATACCCGTAAAACTACTCCGGGCTTAAGAATTTTGGAAAAATATGCCACTCAAGTGGGAGGGGCTTTAAATCATCGTATGGGTTTGGATGATGCGGTGATGATCAAAGATAATCACATTGAAGCGGCGGGGAGTATTGCTAAGGCGATCGCCCTTATTCGTGGTAATATACCTTATCCTCTGACCATTGAAGTGGAAACCAATACCCTAGAGCAAGTCCAAGAGGCGATCGATCATCAAGCAGATATTATCATGTTAGATAATATGGCTATTCCTGAAATGATAGAAGCAGTAAAAATTATCAGACAGGCTAATGAGAGAATAAAAATAGAAGCATCGGGTAACATTACCCTCGATACCATTGCCCAAGTGGCTCAGACAGGAATTGATTTTATCTCCACCAGTGCCACTATTACCAAAGCACCATGGCTAGATTTAAGCATGAAATTCTAA